The nucleotide window GTTGCTGATTCGGTCCGCCGCAAGGCGGAATTTGCCCACATGGGGCCGAAAGCCCCTTGGGAGGGGCGAGGTCCGTCATATGAAAGGAAGGAAGAATGAGCACATGGATCCGATTTGTGAGCGACGCTGAAGAACGCGACTCGGGGCAACTGGGCCCGTTCGCCGATGTTGCCATCTCGTTCGGCGCGCTGCGCGTGCGCCGTCACGACGCGAAGTGCTTCGAGAACCTCGCCCGTTTCGACGGCGGGGTGTGGGAGCACAAGGGTCGCCGCTACAGCGATGTGGCGATGACCCATGTCGATAAGGGCTCGCTGCTGTCTTGTCTTGCCTCTGTGATCGGCTGCGCGCAAGCGCATGTCGAGGACATCGAGACCGGGCTGGAGGATGGCATCTACGACAAGGCCGAAAACCAGGACCTGGGCGCGAAGCAGCGCGCCCTGAAGGTGGTCGAGTCCTGGTTTCATGCCGAACTCGGCACCCCCAACATGGGAGGGAGCGCGCCATGCGAAGCAACCCGGGGTTGATGTATGCGGCGCTGATCGGGTTTTGTGCCGCGGCGGGTTATCCGCTTCGCCCAGCCGCCGCCACTGGTGGCGGGGCGAAGCGGCGGACACATTTCAAGACCGCGCAGGATCTCGAGACCCTGGCGCGGGCGCAGGCCAAGCGCGAGCGCAGGGCGGCCAGGCGCCGATAGCAATCGTAGCGGAAATTCCACCCCGGCATTCGCTGCCGGGGGTTTTCCCGAGCGCATCGAGGTGCGCTGGGGAAAATTCTGAACAAGGACGCCTCGCTTGACAAAGGCCGGGCATCATCTCTTCCAGCGCCCACGGCGCGGCTGCAGCAGTTCCGCCAGACGCGCCAAGTCGGCCAGATCGAAGACGTCGTCGGACAAGAAATCCATGGCCGAGCGGATTTCCTCGCACCGCAATTCCAGCCGGGCCAGGGCTGCGGCCGCGCGCCGCTCGGCATCGAGAAAACGGGGATTGGCGCGGCGAGAGGGCGGCAGCCTGTCCTCGCGGGCTTCCTTGAGCGCTTCGATGAGATGCGGCCGCGCCTCGATCAGGCCCATTGCTTCGCGGACCAGGCCGGGCAGTGACGTCGGTGTATTGTCCTCATCGTAACCAGCAAGGAGCAGGGCCGCCGCTACGGCATCGGCGGGCGGTTCGCCCGGGTCATCCGGGAAAGGCACGATGGCGCCGTCCATGGAATGGGAGGAGATTTCGTCGAAGGAAAGATTTGCGCGTTTGGGCATGGAGCCTCCTTGGGTAGCGGCGGCGCCGGGATGGCACCGCTTTACCCAGATATCCCGCACGCGCGAAATATCCCGGCCTGCCGCGCGCCGGGTCAATGCGCCAGGGCGCCGATCCGGGCCTCGACATCCACGCAAAGACGCGCATGGGCCTGCATGTCGGCCCCGGTTGCCGCCAGCGCCTCCTTGAAATGGCTCACGGCGGCGGCGACATCCTGGATGATGTCCTCGACGCGGGCGCGCCGGCACCAGCGGGCGCCGAATTCGACGATCGCCCCCTTGTCCGGGTATTTGAGACCGCCTATCGACAACTGGTGCTCCAGGTTGCGGGCGATATCGGGCAGGAGATCGAAAGCCGGCGCCAGGCGGTATCCGGCCGGGCCGCCCTGCATCATGAAATTCTTCAGGTGGTCGTCCGTATTGCCGATCGCCATATTGAAAACGGCCTGCCGGAACAACGCCAGGGCATCGGCTTCCGGGCGCATGGAATGCCTGATCAGGACTGCCATGATATCCGCGTAGGAATTGACAAAAAGTCCGCCGCGTTCGCGGCAGAGGGTTTTGAAACTGAGCTGATGGATTCGCCCTTTTTCGGTCAGGTCGAAGCGCTCGATGAAGACGGCGCGGCGCCCGCCAAAGACATGCAGCTGCACGTCCGGGCAATCGAGCCCGGCGGTTCTTGCCATGGTCATGGCGGTATATTCGAGTGCCGGCACATCGAGCGCGCCATCCTGGTAGGCGGGGAACTTGGCAATCCAGTGGCGGCCTTCGTGGGCGATCAGGGCCTTCGGGCGCGCACCGCCGGCCGAAGCGCCGACGGCAAACAGCTTGTGCAGCGCGCTCCGGTTGGCCGGCGCAACCCCCATTTCGACATCGCGCGCGGCGTCCATCAGGTCGCCCATCGAATGCAGCCGGGCCTCATTGGGATGCCGCTTTACCGGACCGCCGAAGCCGAGCGCGCCCAGGCAGTCACGGCCCACGTAGGAAAGATAGGCCTCCGGCAGCCGCAGGCTGACGGGGAGGTGTTTTTCAAAATCGATCAGATGCCTCCCCCAGGTATCGGGCAGGGCATCGTCGAACACCGCCAGCGGCGGGGCGAGATGACTCGAGTGGAACTCGCCTGAGGACAGCGGCAGGGAAACCGGGTCCAGGGGGAAGCCGCGCCCGAGCCACTCGGACGTATACCTGAAGGCTGAGCGGCAGGTGCCATCCGGCAAAGGCTGGCCGAAGACGAGCTCGCCGGCCGGGAGCTCGGCCCCATCCGGCAAGGTCGCCCAGACCTTATGGACGGCCATCGCGCTTCCTGCTCACGCGCCGGCGGCCGGCATGGTTTCCGAAAAGGCTCTCCTGCACCAGGAGGCCATCGATCTCCGGCAGCCTGTCGAGCACCCAGAAAGCGGCCAGCCAATGGCCGACCGCCGTGGAAGGCTCGCCATTTTCCATGGCGCGCAAAGTGGCGGCGGAGACCCCGATCCGCTCGGCAAACACGGTCTGGCTGTCGCCGCGGGCGATGCGGGCTTCTCGCAGCCGCGCCCCAAGTGCGCCTAGCTGCAGGGCTGCAATCGATAGTATATCGCTCATAGTAGGCAATAAAGCATCACAAAAGCAATTATAGCTGTTATTAGCAATAAATATCTGGCGCATTGTTGCCGGCATGTTTTTTCGGGCTACCGAAACCTCCACGGGCCGTGGCCACGGCCTGCCTACCGCTCCGAGAGGAGCAACCTTGAATCATGATGAAAGGAAAAACATGGGTGCTACTGTCACCACCGGCAAGAAAGCGGGCGCTTTGCGCGCGCCGGACGGCCGCATCCTCTACGCGCTGTTCGAACAGACGTACGAGAAAAACTGCTACCCACACACGCCCACCTGGAGCTGCCACAGCTTCGGCCCCATCGAAGAGGCCATCGAGCGCGTCTTCCTGTGCGCATCCTCCTGCGAAGGCGGCATGCTGCAGAACAGGAACGGCAGCATCACGCCGGAAGGCTACATCGCTGGCTGGCTGGCTGAGTTGGCCGCGCCGGTGGCGATGGGCGATTGCCGGATCGCGCTTGCCGTGGGCAAGGGCTTCTACGACGCATTCCGGGAAGACCGGCTCGACCGCGCCCGGCAAGTGCTGGCCGGGGCGGGATTCGCGCAAATGGCCGAAACCCTCGCGCCGGGCGAAACCCTGGAGTTGCGCCTGCATGCGCACGCCCTGGCGATCGAAGCTCTGTGCGTCAGCGGCACGGTGCTGCCATGGCGTGTCTTCACCGACATGCGGGGGCTGTCCGGCGCGGACGGGGATGCTGCTCTGGGATATGCGCCTCCGCCGGCGAAAAGCTATGCGGTGGATCGTCCCGAGGCCATCAAGGCCGACCGGGAGAACCGCCTGGTGCGCGGCCCTGACGGCGCCTGGCGCTGTGTCGGCTGGGAATATCGGGCCGTGGGTGGCTTCATCCGCGATCTGTGGCGCGCCGAGCTGGCCGAACCGGGCAGCTGCCGCAAGCGCATCAAGGCGTACCGCGCCGCACTCGAAGCCGCGCCGGCGCTGCCGGCGGGCGCGCGTGTGGTGGTCGACCTGGGCGTGCCGATGAAGCGCTGGGAGCGCGAGCTGGCGGAACATTTGGCCGCCAAGCACGCTGCCCGGCCCACCCGCTCGGGCTTCGAGATCGAGGTTGGCGAAGACCGGATGTACGACCTCACAAGCCTGCCGAGCCATTGCACAACCTGGCTCATTCCCGGGCAAGCCGATCAGTTGGTGGCCTGACCCACAACCCCGCGCGGAGCGCTTCCGTCCCGCAAGGGGCGGGAGCGCTTTGCGCATCGAGAAGGAATATTCAAGATGACGAAGCAGAACATCCTGCTGGTCGATGACCGGCAGCACGCAACCCTCCTGGCCGCGCTGCGCTTCTACCAGGCGCAAGGCATGGGCGAGCCGACCAACCGCACGGACGCCATCCACGACATCGCCACCAACGGCGACGAAGTGGTCTCGCTCGACGCCTCCGGGATCGACAAATTGTGCGAACGGCTGCAGGCAAGCTCCGCCCGCCCGGAAGTGCTGGCGTCCCTGAAGGACGAAGGGATGACGATCGGTGAGTGTGTCACCGCGCTCGCTGTGCCGAACGACGATCCTTACGTGCTCGCCGCCAGGCAGCTGGTGCAAGGCGACAACGACACCGAGATCGATGACAACACGACCACCTCGGTGGGCGAAGACGGCGCCTGGGTGCTGGGCTGGATCTGGGTGAATAACGAGGAGGCCGGCAGTCTCCCTAATACGGAGCTGCTCGAAGCCGTTCTCGACCATGCCCGCGCAGCGATCGAAAGCGGGCGGGCTGTCCAGAACGCCAAGACGTGTCTCGTCCAGGCCGACTGGCTGGCGCATCTCGTCGTCGACTTCGCCGACGAGCTGGACGGCATTGGAAATGAAATGGTGCCCGGCGTGCCCGGCCCGATCGCTTGGCTCGACAAGGAAGGCAATGAGGTTCGTTTCATGCCCTCCGACGCCTTGAACCAGCTGCGGCAGTTGGCCCGCCTGGGCGGCCTGCCCGACGAGCTGGCCAATCAGACCGAGCGCTTCTGCATCAGATATGGCAACAAGCTCGACGCCATCCTGGCGCACGCCCAGGCGGCCTGAGTCGCCACACGCCCCTCGCAAAACGCGGGGGGGGGGGATGCCTCCCTTAACCCGCCCTCGACAAGAGGGCGCTTTTTCAGGCCGCCCTGCCGGGGCGGCCGGACAAAGCGAATCCTTGAACTTAATCATGGAGGAATGATGAAACAGACTTTTACGCTGAACCACCTATTTTCCCTGTCCAAAAAGAACGGGGCCGCCTTCGGCACGGACAGGCCGGCGATCTATTTCGACGGCGCACGCGCCGCAGCCGCGAGCGGCGAGGCCGTCATGTGGATCGACTGCCCGCAGCCCGCGCTCGCGCGTCCCGTGCTCATCTCGGTCGAGGAAGTGAAGGCGGCGCTGCTGGCCGCGCCGTCCCTGTCCATCCAGGACGGGGGCGAGGGCCAGGTGGCGGCCAACGGGCTGAAGCTGGTCGCGCAGGATCCGCGCGAGACGCTGCCCGAGCAAACGCGCGAGATCCTCGATCTTGACCGCGCGGCGTGGCTGCCGATCGTGCGCCCGTTCCGTCTCGATGGCGGGCGCCTGGGGCAGGTGGCCGCGGGCATAGCCGAGGAGGCGTTGCGCGCCTGTCTGAACGGGGTGTTCTTCGATTTCGCCGCCGGCGCCCTGGCTGGCTGCAGCGGCGAGAGCCTGCACGTGGTCGAAGACGCGCTGCCCGTCGTGGCGCTGCCTGGCGCGCGCCAAGGCGTGGTGCTGCCGGCCGCTGCTGCCCGTGCCGGCGAACGGGAGAGACATCCCGGCCGCCCCCCGGCAGGCCCCGGGCGCGGTCCAGGCCGGTCCTGTGCCGCCGCGCCTGGTTTGCGTCGGGGTGGCCAATGCCAGGCTTCGCGCACGCGCCATCGACGCGGAGGATTACCCGAATTACCGGCAGGCGTTCGACCGGCGTCATGGCCAGCCGCACGCGCTGCTGCTCTCGGCCGAGGATGTGACGGCGCTCATGGCGGTGGCGCGCGTGGCGGGCAAGAACAAAACGAGCCAGCTGATGGGGGTAAAGTCGGACGGCCGGCGTCTTCTCGCCACGCACCAGGACCGGATCGCGCGCGAGATCGGCAAGAACGCCGCGCGGGGCAAGCCGTTTGCGACCGCGCTCGACGCTGGGCTGGTGATCGCCGCCATCCGCGCGGCCGGGCAGTTCGGCGCCGCGATCACGCTGCGCTATTTCGATGAGGAGGGCGGCGCGCTCTACCTGGGCACGCAGGATTTCCACTCCATCGTGATGGCCGTCAAGGATGCCGCGCCGTCAAGCCCGTCGGCGGCGGCGCAAATGCAGTCGCTGGAGGATTTTTCGCGCGCGCTCGAGGGCGCGCCGGGGGGCTGATGCCGGGCGCGTCCGGACGGATGTATTGCACAGTACAAACAGACAGGAGGTTTGATCGTGGCGGAAAATGTATTGCACGATGCAAAGGGCGGGAAGCCGACACCGCATGCATATGAAGAGCTGCAGCGGGCGTTCGACTTCTTCAACGAGCGGCTGTTCGATGGCAGGATCCCTCAGTGCCTGCTCACGCTGCAGCGCAAGGCGCGCGCCTGCGGTTGGGTGCGCGCGATCAGGCGCAATAGCTCATCGCCAAAGATCGTCCCGGTAGGCAAGAGAGTTATCATCGGCGTGGCTCAGATATCCCGCGCCCGCGAAATCCAAATCGACTCGCGCGCTACCAACTTGCATATCGGTAACACATGCGTTACCTTCTGGGCGTGAATATCGAGCGAGAAGGAAAGCGCTTGCCGCCGCCAAGAAAGGAAAGAAGCCATGACGCCAACTCGTGATTTCAAGCAAACCGTTGTCAAACGCGTCGAGCGCGATCCGGACTTCGCCAAGGCGCTCCTGGACGAAGCGGCGACGCTCTTTCTTAGCGGTGAGCCGGACACGGCCCGCCTCATTCTTCGCGACCTCGTAAACGCTACAGTCGGCTTCGAAAATCTCGCTGATCTGACCCATAAGCCCAGCAAGAGCCTACATCGAATGCTGTCTCCTAAAGGCAATCCGAGCATGGATAACCTGGCGGTCATTTTTGACGCAATCAGAAGTAAGCTGAATATCGGAATTGCGCCCTATGAGGAAATGAAGCGGTGGACGTTGGCCGTGGCCGCCGGCCGCATCAAGCCTGGCCCCAACGCCCCGAAACTGTGGTTCACCTCGCTCAAGGCGGCCGGCAACGTCTTCTCCGAGGAAAACCGGCAACTGCTCCGTATCATCGCCAAGGAGCGCCCTCAGGCCATCGCCGAGTTGGAGCAGCTGACTCACCGGAAGGCCGCCAATCTTTCGCGCACGCTTAAATTTCCCGCCGGGAATTCCCCTGAGCTTTAGCCGGGGGATGAAAGGCGGGCGGCGACAGCTGTTACTGTCCTTGGCATTCGGTGATGTAGCGCCGGATGGTTTCTGCGCTGACATGCCCTGCGGTGCCAACGTAGTAGGCGCTTGTCCAGAGCTGATCGCGCCCGGTTCTTTTTGCCAGTGCCGGAAATGCCTGGCGCGCCATCTTCGAGCTGTAGCCCTTGAGCAGCCCGACGATCTTCGATGGGGCGTCCTTCGGCGGGGCACTGACGAAGCAATGGACGTGATAAAACTCGAGCAATATGGCGTCGTGCGTCTCGTGGAAGGAGAAGCGGCGAAGGGCCGAAAACCGCTGCGGCCAGAGGTATTGGTCGACACGATCAATCTGTCTTTGACGATCGTTTGATGTCGCGCACTGGATATGCCATTGTTGGGTAGATATCCATCACTTGCCGGATAGGCAAAAGATAATTGGAGAACCGCGGATCATTCAACCGACCATCGAGAACGAAGATGCGCCGATTGTTCGGCAACCCCTCCCGGCGCACCAGACGTCCGATCCCTTGTTTGAAGCGCATGACAGCGTCCAACAGATCCCATGGTACTGCGCTCTGAATACTCATTCTGTGCAACTGGGTGAGTGATTTATTCAGGCCAAACGGGATGCGTGGAATCACCAGGTCGGTGATCAGATTGTCTTCCGTTGGCTTCTTGATGTCATAGTTAGCGCCGTTAACATCCAGGCCTGTCCATGCGCCGCCCAACGCCAGCCAGACGGGCTTTCGGCCGGCTTGTGCGTAATCGATAAACAGAGCCAGCTGCTGGGAGAGGGAAGTCTTGGTGCTCGCTTGCACGAGGGAGGCGATTCGACCTGCGAGCAAATGCGCCACCTGATGCAGCGATTGGTAGCTTGTCATGAGCACCAGCGTACCGCCAACCGCTGTTTTATTGATATCCGCGATGGCATCGGCAACCTCTTCCGTCCATTGCGCATGCAAGCGTTTCGAATGCTCATCGGAGATATTTTCGTCGCTGGTTTTCATGTCTCGTCTTGACGGAGGCTGGAGCCAGTATCGATCTCCAATTTGGCGCTTTTCGGGCACCCATAATCCGGTCACCGGGGATAATGACCATGATGGGCGGATCGGCGGAAACTCGCGGATTCGACTCTCGGGCAGCCGTAATAGATTCGACATGTAGCTGGCGGAATATCTGTCCAGCTTGCGCAGGTACAAAGTGGCTGAGACGCAGGCCACCCCAAGCGCACGCTCCCAGAGAATTCTCAGCTCCCGCTCTATGGATCGACGGCCGTACGTAAGTTGGGGGAATTCGCGCACAGGGGAGTAGCCGAGGGTGCAAGAATTTATCTTGGCGCTCGTATTGACGATATCTAGTGCGCGCTTTATCTCCTGCGCATCACTTCGTATATCTGCAACCGCAGGCGGCTCGTCGGCTTTGCGTCGCGCCGAGCAGATTGCCGCGGCGGCGTCGGCGAGCGCAATACGGGCTTTTATTGCTGCGTTTCGAGGCGCTTCTTCGCCACCATTGGGGTTATTAAGGTCGATATCGCCATTGGCGGACAGTCCGCGCAACGTGGCCAGTGCGCGATTGACGGAGGTAAGCGCACGTTCGGGCAAGTAACCGGCGGCGACCGCTTTTCGGACTTTTCCACGGTATTCCATCATGGAAAGACTCGAGGAGAGAACATTTGCCACATTAGGCTCGAACAAATGAGCTTCGTCGATGATGAGGAACTGCCACGGCGGAAGGCGGCCGTAGTCCATGTCGCGCGCCACCCTGCCAACCATAAGGTCCACCTCGTTTAATGCGTCGAAGATGCGCTTGTTGATTTTTCGGGTATCGGGGTCTCCGTCCAGGAAGGCATCGCGTTCCGCTAGTAATTTACGGACAGTCTCGGAACTGTTGGCGCGCGCTTCGGCCATCGCCTCTGACCTGGCCGAATTTTGCAAGACCATGCGCAGATCGATGGCAACCATCGCGTGCGTGCAA belongs to Opitutaceae bacterium and includes:
- a CDS encoding type II toxin-antitoxin system HipA family toxin, whose amino-acid sequence is MAVHKVWATLPDGAELPAGELVFGQPLPDGTCRSAFRYTSEWLGRGFPLDPVSLPLSSGEFHSSHLAPPLAVFDDALPDTWGRHLIDFEKHLPVSLRLPEAYLSYVGRDCLGALGFGGPVKRHPNEARLHSMGDLMDAARDVEMGVAPANRSALHKLFAVGASAGGARPKALIAHEGRHWIAKFPAYQDGALDVPALEYTAMTMARTAGLDCPDVQLHVFGGRRAVFIERFDLTEKGRIHQLSFKTLCRERGGLFVNSYADIMAVLIRHSMRPEADALALFRQAVFNMAIGNTDDHLKNFMMQGGPAGYRLAPAFDLLPDIARNLEHQLSIGGLKYPDKGAIVEFGARWCRRARVEDIIQDVAAAVSHFKEALAATGADMQAHARLCVDVEARIGALAH
- a CDS encoding helix-turn-helix transcriptional regulator; this encodes MSDILSIAALQLGALGARLREARIARGDSQTVFAERIGVSAATLRAMENGEPSTAVGHWLAAFWVLDRLPEIDGLLVQESLFGNHAGRRRVSRKRDGRP
- the tnpA gene encoding IS200/IS605 family transposase, which translates into the protein MLEFYHVHCFVSAPPKDAPSKIVGLLKGYSSKMARQAFPALAKRTGRDQLWTSAYYVGTAGHVSAETIRRYITECQGQ